The following proteins are co-located in the Silene latifolia isolate original U9 population chromosome 1, ASM4854445v1, whole genome shotgun sequence genome:
- the LOC141611863 gene encoding glutamate receptor 3.3: MVESKSLHVRVKMKVSSWLLVLLIFLVCVVVHGATNNASRPTVVPIGALFTFNSTIGKVAKIAIEEAVNDVNADSSILRDTKLKLTMRDSVCSGFLGFIQAMQFMEKEVVAIIGPQSSVVAHMVGIIASELQIPLLSFAATDPTLTPLEFPYFVRTTNSDVYQMSAISAIVENYGWRQVIAIYDDDDHGRNGVAALDDALAENRCKISYKAAIAPDGITRSDIMDVLVKVAMLESRVIVLHVSPDSGRLIFSVAKYMQMMGNGYVWISTDWLSSVIDSYSPLPSDYMNSIQGVLVLRAHSADSDKKRNFTSRWKKLSGGNLGLNAYGLYAYDSVWILAHAIDEYLNKGGNVSFSTDPKLRLLDKSQLHLETLRVFDGGQALMSNIVKSNFLGLTGPVSFDSGRSLVQPAYDIINVIGTGYRTVGYWSNYSGLSVRPPETLYGRPANRSSGNQKLYPVFWPDGSTTNPRGWIFPNSGKQLQIGVPDRVSFKAFVSRVPGSNNSYMGFCIDVFQAAVNLLPYPVPFQFVGFGDGRKNPNYTDLVNMIATGNFDAAIGDIAIVTSRTKIVDFTQPFASSGLVVVAPFKKSNTGAWAFLRPFSPLMWGVIVISFISIGVVVWILEHRTNDEFRGSPRRQFITILWFSFSTLTFSHKENTVSCLGRMIMIIWLFVVLILTSSYTASLTSILTVQQLSSPVKGIQSLKTGHQKIGYQVGSYAHNYLTEEIGISPSRLVQLDSPEAYATALRNGTIDALVDELPYVQLFLSSQCDFRIVGPEFTRSGWGFAFPRDSPLAPDLSTAILKLSENGDLQRIHDKWLTTSSCSQDNTEIESSQLHLTSFLGLFVLCGFACVVALVIYFTRICRQLRHVSNSEAVADLAGGRSLKRIRTLISLIDEKEDPSKKKRRQKREIENEEFGTTPTSRQTPTSKDGDREFSVI; this comes from the exons ATGGTGGAAAGCAAGTCATTACATGTGAGAGTTAAAATGAAAGTATCATCTTGGCTTCTTGTGCTATTGATCTTCTTAGTATGTGTAGTTGTGCATGGAGCTACTAATAATGCATCCAGACCCACTGTTGTCCCCATTGGGGCGTTGTTCACGTTCAACTCTACCATCGGAAAAGTTGCCAAGATTGCTATTGAGGAGGCTGTTAATGATGTCAATGCCGATTCTAGTATACTACGGGATACCAAGCTTAAGCTGACAATGCGCGATTCAGTTTGTAGCGGATTTTTAGGCTTCATTCAAG CTATGCAATTCATGGAGAAAGAAGTGGTAGCAATTATTGGTCCCCAGTCCTCTGTTGTTGCCCATATGGTTGGTATAATTGCAAGTGAGCTCCAAATTCCCCTGCTCTCATTTGCAGCTACTGACCCAACTCTAACTCCGCTAGAGTTCCCCTATTTTGTGAGAACTACAAACAGTGATGTCTATCAGATGTCCGCCATCTCTGCCATTGTCGAGAATTATGGTTGGAGGCAGGTCATTGCAATATACGATGACGATGATCATGGAAGAAATGGTGTTGCAGCTCTTGATGATGCTCTTGCTGAGAATCGCTGTAAAATTTCTTATAAAGCTGCAATTGCACCAGATGGCATCACTAGGAGTGATATCATGGATGTTCTTGTAAAGGTTGCAATGCTAGAGTCTCGGGTTATTGTCCTACATGTGTCACCTGATTCTGGCCGTTTAATTTTCAGTGTGGCGAAGTATATGCAAATGATGGGCAATGGGTATGTTTGGATATCAACTGATTGGCTTTCATCTGTTATTGATTCCTATTCTCCCCTACCTTCTGATTACATGAACTCAATACAAGGAGTTCTAGTCTTGCGTGCCCACTCGGCAGATTCGGATAAAAAGAGAAATTTCACCTCTAGGTGGAAAAAATTGAGCGGTGGTAACCTGGGCCTGAATGCTTATGGATTATATGCTTATGATTCAGTTTGGATTCTTGCACATGCTATTGATGAATATCTTAATAAAGGTGGGAATGTCTCGTTCTCTACTGATCCTAAATTACGCTTGTTGGATAAGAGCCAACTTCATCTTGAAACTTTGCGTGTTTTTGATGGAGGACAAGCTTTGATGAGCAATATAGTGAAGAGCAATTTCCTAGGCTTGACAGGACCTGTGAGCTTTGATTCTGGCAGGTCTTTAGTCCAACCTGCATATGATATTATCAATGTGATTGGAACCGGGTATAGAACAGTAGGCTATTGGTCTAATTACTCTGGGTTATCGGTCCGACCACCTGAGACTCTGTATGGTCGACCAGCTAACCGTTCAAGTGGAAATCAAAAGTTATACCCAGTTTTCTGGCCAGATGGTTCTACAACTAATCCTCGTGGGTGGATTTTCCCAAATAGTGGCAAACAGTTGCAGATAGGTGTTCCTGACCGAGTGAGTTTTAAGGCGTTCGTTTCTCGGGTGCCAGGAAGTAATAATTCATACATGGGATTTTGCATCGACGTGTTTCAAGCCGCTGTTAACTTGTTGCCGTACCCTGTTCCTTTTCAATTTGTCGGCTTTGGAGATGGCCGTAAAAATCCCAACTACACTGATCTTGTGAATATGATAGCCACCGGT AACTTTGATGCTGCAATTGGTGATATTGCTATTGTCACAAGTAGGACCAAAATAGTTGATTTTACACAGCCATTTGCCTCATCGGGTCTTGTGGTGGTGGCACCATTCAAAAAGTCGAATACAGGAGCTTGGGCTTTTCTCCGACCGTTTTCACCACTGATGTGGGGCGTCATTGTTATTTCTTTCATTTCTATTGGAGTGGTTGTGTGGATATTGGAGCATAGGACAAATGACGAGTTCAGAGGTTCTCCAAGGAGACAGTTCATTACCATACTATG GTTTAGTTTTTCAACGTTGACGTTTTCCCATA AGGAAAATACTGTTAGCTGCCTCGGACGGATGATCATGATCATATGGCTCTTTGTGGTGTTGATTCTCACCTCAAGTTATACTGCAAGCTTGACCTCAATTCTTACCGTTCAACAATTGTCGTCTCCTGTCAAAGGAATTCAATCTCTGAAAACTGGTCATCAAAAAATAGGATACCAAGTTGGCTCCTATGCACACAACTACCTTACAGAGGAAATTGGTATATCCCCATCGAGGCTAGTCCAGCTTGATTCACCTGAAGCATATGCCACCGCTCTTCGAAATGGTACTATTGATGCTTTGGTTGATGAACTACCTTATGTGCAGCTCTTTCTCTCAAGCCAGTGTGATTTTAGGATTGTTGGTCCCGAGTTCACCAGAAGCGGCTGGGGTTTT GCATTTCCCCGGGACTCTCCACTGGCCCCAGACTTGTCCACAGCAATTCTAAAGCTATCAGAGAACGGTGATCTTCAGCGAATACACGACAAGTGGCTGACAACTAGCAGTTGCAGTCAGGATAACACCGAGATTGAATCGAGCCAACTTCACCTTACAAGCTTCTTGGGCCTCTTTGTGCTTTGTGGGTTTGCTTGTGTCGTTGCTCTTGTAATATATTTCACGCGTATTTGTCGCCAGCTTCGCCATGTTTCAAATAGTGAAGCCGTCGCTGATCTTGCTGGTGGTAGATCTCTGAAAAGGATCAGGACACTTATATCACTGATTGATGAGAAAGAAGACCCgtcaaagaaaaaaagaagacaAAAACGGGAAATCGAAAATGAAGAATTTGGGACAACTCCCACGAGTAGGCAAACTCCGACATCAAAGGATGGCGATCGAGAATTCAGTGTTATTTAG
- the LOC141611899 gene encoding serine/threonine-protein kinase/endoribonuclease IRE1b-like, whose translation MKRMKLWVIYIIWLIGFFFLSIFKSSLSETLPTIYSTSLAKRNLDLSSSVVPSNRHDTVLVATLDGTLSLVEVDTLKILWSIKTGLPIYSSYQASQNLDTNLENASGLGDDTFIDIGDDWNLYKHDRGKGIMERLKSAKDLVRETKGLSKNGTIVIAQMATTVFIVDTKTGTVIRTVKFSDSSGLRFEEGENPILIRDETEEQISITRTDYSFLAYSKLSGKVLWNVSLAEFEAESLCLNVEMSTMGNLQDHLGPIYSTKYDKSASCLRRTLVYRIRDRGYSELISGVGLIGEVPRTLPGDGMLLLPALDHSYLPSAFGEEYEVDHDSRPLLALPTKSTDSFPHSELLALPPSALDRGIHTHPTLSGPHFFLSLILSGLLLFIPVGYALYRSVFVPKNKPSEELKSKTTIPKKRKPKKSGNGKSNTIAENDKERITIADGGHDFSVTQVIDKKQDSFYGGQISVQVNGRKIGKLYVSNDEIAKGSNGTVVLEGTYDGRRVAVKRLVRTHHDVALKEIQNLMASDQHSNVVRFYGVEQDSDFVYLSLERCLCSLNDLIYLLSESSEGAPGVVNSNSLSGCSTQVVGVLENNEEFKLWKSNGYPSPQLLKLMRDVVSGIAHLHELGFIHRDVKPQNVLIIKDKFLSAKLSDMGISKRLVGDMSSLTQHSTGAGSAGWRAPEQILHGRQTRAVDIFSLGCVLFFCMTGGKHPFGDVFERDANIVKNRMDLFLVEHVPEAVHLIFHLLDPNPDFRPNAVEVLHHPLFWNSEKRLSFLRDASDRVELEDRKTDSELLKALEATAPIALGGKWDDKLEQSFLDNITQYRRYKYDSVRDMLRVIRNKLNHYRELPTEIQEVLGSVPEGFDSYFTARFPNLLIEVYRVIYEYCWEEELLGKYFRSSLL comes from the exons ATGAAAAGAATGAAACTTTGGGTAATTTATATCATATGGTTAATTgggtttttctttctttcaattttcaaatcatcTTTGTCTGAAACGTTACCTACTATTTATTCAACATCTTTAGCTAAAAGAAATCTTGATCTTTCATCTTCTGTTGTTCCTTCCAACAG GCATGATACTGTGCTTGTTGCAACATTGGATGGCACTCTATCATTGGTGGAGGTTGATACACTGAAGATCCTGTGGTCAATCAAGACAGGCCTTCCTATTTATTCTTCCTATCAAGCTTCCCAAAATCTCGATACCAATCTGGAAAATGCTTCTGGTCTTGGAGATGATACCTTCATAGATATTGGAGATGACTGGAATTTGTATAAACATGACAGAGGCAAGGGCATCATGGAG AGACTCAAGAGTGCAAAAGACTTGGTTAGGGAAACGAAAGGACTGTCTAAGAATGGAACTATTGTCATAGCACAAATGGCAACTACAGTGTTTATTGTTGACACCAAGACAGGAACAGTTATTCGTACTGTGAAATTCTCTGATTCATCTGGCCTGCGTTTTGAGGAGGGCGAAAATCCTATCTTAATAAGAGATGAGACTGAAGAGCAGATTTCTATTACAAGAACAGATTATTCCTTTTTAGCCTACTCTAAGTTATCTGGCAAGGTCCTATGGAATGTTTCACTGGCTGAATTTGAGGCTGAATCTCTATGCTTAAATGTGGAGATGTCTACTATGGGTAACTTGCAGGATCATCTTGGCCCCATCTATAGTACCAAATATGACAAGTCAGCATCGTGTCTGAGACGAACCCTCGTGTACCGAATCCGAGATCGTGGATATTCTGAGTTAATATCTGGGGTGGGATTAATTGGTGAGGTGCCAAGAACACTGCCTGGAGATGGGATGCTGCTGTTACCCGCTCTTGATCATTCATACCTTCCCTCGGCCTTTGGCGAGGAATATGAAGTTGATCATGATTCTCGCCCGTTGCTTGCCTTGCCAACTAAGAGCACTGACTCTTTTCCTCATTCAGAGCTGTTAGCATTACCCCCCTCTGCTTTGGATAGGGGAATCCATACACATCCTACATTAAGCGGACCACATTTTTTCTTGTCATTGATCCTATCAGGGCTTCTGCTTTTCATTCCAGTTGGTTATGCTCTCTACCGAAGTGTCTTTGTCCCAAAAAATAAGCCGAGTGAAGAACTGAAGTCAAAAACCACAATACCAAAGAAAAGGAAACCTAAAAAATCTGGAAACGGGAAGAGTAACACCATTGCTGAAAATGATAAGGAAAGAATCACAATTGCAGATGGTGGTCATGACTTTTCGGTTACTCAAGTGATTGATAAGAAGCAAGATTCATTTTATGGTGGACAAATTAGCGTACAGGTAAATGGACGCAAAATTGGGAAATTGTATGTGTCCAATGATGAGATTGCAAAAGGAAGCAATGGGACTGTTGTTCTTGAAGGTACTTATGATGGTCGTCGTGTAGCTGTTAAACGGCTTGTACGGACCCACCATGACGTGGCACTGAAAGAGATTCAGAATCTTATGGCTTCTGATCAGCATTCCAATGTGGTCAGATTTTACGGAGTCGAGCAAGATTCAGACTTTGTTTATCTATCTCTTGAGCGCTGCCTATGTAGCTTGAATGACTTAATATATCTTCTCTCCGAGTCATCGGAAGGTGCACCTGGCGTTGTCAATTCTAACTCTCTAAGTGGATGCTCTACACAAGTGGTGGGAGTGTTGGAAAATAATGAAGAGTTCAAATTGTGGAAGAGTAATGGGTATCCTTCACCTCAGCTACTAAAACTGATGAG GGATGTCGTATCTGGAATTGCTCATTTGCATGAACTTGGCTTTATACATCGGGATGTTAAGCCTCAAAATGTCTTGataatcaaagataaattttTGTCTGCAAAACTTTCAGATATGGGTATCAGCAAACGTCTTGTTGGAGATATGTCTTCCTTAACCCAACATTCTACAG GTGCTGGGAGTGCAGGTTGGAGGGCACCTGAGCAAATTCTTCATGGTCGCCAGACACGTGCAGTTGACATATTCAGTCTAGGCTGCGTCCTCTTTTTTTGTATGACTGGTGGTAAACATCCATTTGGTGACGTTTTTGAGCGGGATGCCAATATTGTGAAGAACCGTATGGACTTGTTCTTAGTGGAACATGTTCCAGAAGCCGTGCATCTTATTTTTCACCTACTCGATCCTAATCCAGACTTCAG GCCTAATGCTGTTGAGGTGCTTCATCATCCATTATTCTGGAACTCAGAAAAGCGGCTTTCATTTCTACGAGATGCAAGCGATCGGGTAGAATTGGAAGATCGGAAAACTGATTCCGAGCTGCTCAAAGCTCTAGAAGCCACGGCTCCAATAGCTCTAGGAGGAAAGTGGGACGACAAACTTGAACAGTCATTCCTTGATAACATAACCCAGTATAGGCGGTACAAGTATGATAGTGTCCGAGACATGCTTCGGGTTATACGCAACAAGTTGAATCACTATAGAGAGCTCCCGACTGAAATACAGGAAGTGCTGGGGTCAGTTCCCGAGGGTTTTGATAGTTACTTCACTGCGCGGTTCCCAAATCTTCTAATTGAAGTTTACAGAGTGATATATGAATATTGTTGGGAGGAAGAGTTGCTAGGCAAGTATTTTAGAAGCAGTCTGTTGTGA